One window from the genome of Pyrus communis chromosome 16, drPyrComm1.1, whole genome shotgun sequence encodes:
- the LOC137720093 gene encoding pyruvate dehydrogenase E1 component subunit alpha-3, chloroplastic-like, translating into MSFSSATNLAQPLQLNTTASTPRSNDKPSLLLPTKASSFLGSTRKLRPASLSHSNAHRRSAVVAVSEAVKEKKVQASSNLLITKEESLELYEDMVLGRSFEDMCAQMYYRGKMFGFVHLYNGQEAVSTGFIKLTKKEDSVVSTYRDHVHSLSKGVPAREVMSELFGKATGCCRGQGGSMHMFSKEYNVLGGFAFIGEGIPVATGAAFSSKYRREVMKQADCDHVTLAFFGDGTANNGQFFECLNMAALWKLPIIFVVENNLWAIGMSHLRATSDPEIWKKGPAFGMPGVHVDGMDVLKVREVAKEAIGRARRGEGPTLVECETYRFRGHSLADPDELRDPAEKAHYAARDPITALKKYILENNLAIEQDLKAIHKKIDEVVEDAVEFADESPLPPRSQLLENVFADPKGFGIGPDGSYRCEDPKFTQGTAHV; encoded by the exons ATGTCCTTCTCGTCCGCCACCAACTTGGCCCAGCCTCTCCAGCTCAATACCACCGCCAGCACCCCCAGATCCAATGACAAGCCCTCCCTGCTGCTCCCCACCAAGGCATCCTCTTTTCTCGGATCTACCCGCAAGCTCCGACCCGCTTCCCTCTCCCACTCCAATGCCCACCGCCGATCCGCCGTCGTTGCCGTCTCCGAAGCTGTCAAGGAGAAGAAGGTCCAGGCTTCTTCCAATCTG CTGATTACGAAGGAGGAAAGTTTGGAGCTGTATGAAGACATGGTATTGGGTAGATCTTTCGAGGACATGTGTGCTCAGATGTATTACAGAGGCAAAATGTTTGGGTTCGTTCACCTTTACAATGGCCAAGAAGCTGTCTCAACTGGGTTTATCAAGCTTACCAAGAAGGAGGATTCTGTGGTGAGCACATACCGTGATCACGTACACTCTTTGAGTAAGGGTGTCCCTGCTCGTGAGGTGATGAGTGAGCTCTTTGGAAAGGCTACTGGTTGCTGCCGAGGCCAGGGTGGTTCTATGCACATGTTTTCGAAAGAGTATAATGTACTCGGTGGGTTTGCATTTATTGGTGAAGGGATCCCAGTGGCAACAGGTGCAGCATTCTCCTCTAAGTACCGGAGGGAAGTGATGAAACAGGCAGACTGTGATCATGTAACATTGGCATTTTTCGGAGATGGAACTGCTAATAATGGCCAGTTCTTTGAGTGTTTGAACATGGCAGCATTGTGGAAATTGccaattatttttgttgtgGAGAACAATTTGTGGGCTATTGGTATGTCACATTTGAGGGCTACTTCTGATCCCGAAATTTGGAAGAAGGGGCCTGCATTCGGTATGCCGGGTGTTCATGTGGATGGGATGGATGTGTTGAAGGTGAGGGAGGTGGCAAAGGAGGCTATTGGAAGGGCCAGGAGAGGAGAAGGGCCAACTTTGGTGGAATGTGAAACATACAGATTCAGAGGACACTCATTGGCTGATCCCGATGAGCTTCGTGACCCTG CTGAGAAGGCACACTACGCTGCCAGAGACCCCATCACAGCCCTCAAGAAATACATACTTGAGAACAATTTGGCGATTGAACAAGACTTGAAGGCCATCCATAAGAAGATCGACGAGGTGGTTGAGGATGCCGTTGAGTTTGCAGATGAGAGTCCTCTTCCACCTCGCAGCCAGCTGCTCGAGAATGTGTTTGCCGATCCCAAGGGCTTTGGAATCGGGCCTGATGGCAGCTACAGATGCGAGGATCCTAAGTTCACTCAGGGCACAGCTCACGTCTAA
- the LOC137721219 gene encoding conserved oligomeric Golgi complex subunit 4-like, whose amino-acid sequence MHLLFRRSAKTTTTATRYLALPPKTPSSSSSFFHSSQPRHQTPDIGSPSRVQKLIASQSDPLLAKEIFDYAARHPNFRHSYASYFTLILKLGRSKYFSLVDDLLLRLKSQNYTVSPALFSHLIKIYGEANLPQKALRGFYTMMEFDCRPSVKHLNRILQILVSHRNFLRPAFDVFKDAHRHGVMPNTESYNILMRAFCLNGDLSIAYQLFNKMFERDLVPDVHSYRILMQGLCRKGQVNTAVDFLEDMLNKGFVPDTLSYTTLLNSLCRKKQLREAYKLLCRMKVKGCNPDIVHYNTVILGFCREGRPADACKVLEDMASNGCLPNLLSYRTLVSGLCDHGMLDEAKSYMETMVSKGFSPHFSVIYSLVKGFCNVGRVEEACGVLEEVLKHGEVPHTDTWITVVAGICEEIELVRMEEMLREVMKVEVRPTTRIVEAVFGLEDYLIKKIQRHRIKAMESDQPSIKFGTQEALSHVRALTDVGAMTRLLHECIAYQRSLDLDLDSLLSQRSDLDKQLLGLSKSSQVLDIVKSDSDHVLSNVTSTCDLADHVSAKVRELDLAQSRVKSTLLRLDAIVERGNCIDGVKQALDAQDYESAANYVQRFLQIDSEYRDSGADQREQLIESKRQLESIVRKKLSAAVDQREHSNVLRFIRLYTPLGLETEGLQVYVGYLRKVIGMRSRLEFEHLVELMEQNNPTQAVNFVGCLTNLFKDIVLAVEENDEILRGLCGEDGVVYAICELQEECDTRGSLILKKYMEYRRLPKLSSEINAQNINVGGVGVGSEGPDPREVELFLEEILSLMQLGEDYTEFMVSKIKGLTNVDPDLGPRATRAFRSGSFSKVVQDITGFYVILEGFFMVENVRKAIRIDEHVPDSLTTSMVDDVFYVLQSCLRRAISTLNISSVIAVLSGASSLLSNEYHEALQQRMREPNLGAKLFLGGVGVQKTGTEIATVLNNMDVSSEYVLKLKHEIEEQCLEVFPAPVDREKVKSCLSELGDMSNTFKQALNAGLEQLVATVTPRIRPVLDNVATISYELSEAEYADNEVNDPWVQRLLHAVETNAAWLQPLMTANNYDSFVHFVIDFIVKRLEVIMMQKRFSQLGGLQLDRDARALVSHFSSMTQRTVRDKFARLTQMATILNLEKVSEILDFWGENSGPMTWRLTPAEVRRVLDLRVDFKPEAISALKL is encoded by the exons ACTCCTACGCCTCCTATTTCACTCTCATTCTCAAGCTCGGTCGGTCCAAATACTTCTCCCTCGTCGACGacctcctcctccgcctcaAGTCCCAAAACTACACCGTCTCCCCCGCCCTCTTTTCCCACCTGATCAAAATCTACGGCGAAGCCAATCTGCCCCAGAAAGCCCTCCGAGGGTTCTATACTATGATGGAGTTCGACTGCAGGCCTTCCGTCAAACACCTGAACCGCATTCTTCAGATTCTCGTTTCTCACCGGAACTTTCTCCGGCCGGCGTTCGACGTCTTCAAGGACGCTCACCGTCACGGGGTGATGCCCAATACGGAATCCTACAATATACTGATGCGTGCATTTTGTTTGAACGGGGATCTCAGCATTGCCTACCAACTGTTCAACAAAATGTTTGAGAGAGACCTTGTGCCGGATGTGCATTCGTATCGGATTCTGATGCAGGGGTTGTGTAGGAAGGGGCAGGTGAATACCGCGGTCGATTTCTTGGAGGATATGCTGAACAAAGGGTTCGTGCCCGATACGCTGAGCTACACCACTTTGTTGAATAGTTTGTGTAGGAAGAAGCAGCTTCGTGAGGCGTATAAGCTACTTTGTAGGATGAAGGTGAAGGGGTGCAATCCTGATATTGTGCATTACAACACTGTTATATTGGGATTTTGTCGAGAAGGGCGCCCGGCGGATGCTTGTAAGGTTCTCGAGGATATGGCATCTAATGGGTGCTTGCCAAATTTGTTATCTTATCGGACTTTGGTTAGCGGGTTATGCGATCATGGGATGCTTGATGAGGCTAAGAGTTATATGGAGACGATGGTGTCAAAGGGGTTCTCACCGCATTTCTCGGTCATTTATTCTTTGGTTAAAGGGTTCTGCAATGTGGGTAGGGTTGAGGAAGCTTGTGGAGTTTTGGAGGAGGTGTTAAAGCACGGAGAGGTTCCTCATACGGATACTTGGATAACGGTGGTTGCTGGGATATGCGAAGAGATTGAGCTGGTGAGAATGGAGGAAATGCTGAGAGAGGTAATGAAGGTGGAAGTTAGGCCAACCACTAGAATCGTGGAGGCAGTGTTTGGTTTGGAGGATTACTTGATCAAGAAGATACAG AGACACCGGATCAAGGCAATGGAGTCGGACCAACCGTCCATAAAATTCGGGACCCAAGAGGCCCTCTCGCACGTGCGGGCCCTGACGGACGTTGGCGCCATGACGCGCCTCCTCCACGAGTGCATCGCGTACCAGCGATCCCTAGATCTGGACCTCGACAGCCTCCTCTCCCAGCGCTCCGACCTCGACAAGCAGCTCCTCGGCCTCAGCAAGTCCTCCCAGGTTCTCGACATCGTCAAGTCCGACTCCGACCATGTCCTCTCCAACGTCACCTCCACCTGCGACCTCGCCGACCACGTCAGCGCCAAGGTCCGCGAGCTCGACCTCGCCCAGTCCCGCGTCAAGTCCACGCTCCTCCGCCTCGACGCCATCGTCGAGCGCGGTAACTGCATTGATGGCGTCAAGCAGGCCCTCGACGCCCAGGACTACGAGTCCGCCGCCAATTACGTCCAGCGCTTCCTCCAGATCGACTCCGAGTACCGAGACTCCGGCGCCGACCAGCGGGAGCAGCTCATTGAGTCGAAGAGGCAGCTCGAATCCATCGTCAGGAAGAAACTCTCGGCCGCCGTGGACCAGAGGGAGCATTCCAATGTGTTGAGATTCATCAGGCTTTACACTCCATTGGGGTTGGAAACGGAGGGGTTGCAGGTTTACGTTGGGTACTTGCGGAAGGTGATTGGGATGCGATCCCGGCTCGAATTCGAGCACTTGGTGGAGCTAATGGAGCAGAACAATCCGACCCAGGCCGTCAATTTTGTCGGGTGTTTGACCAATTTGTTCAAGGACATTGTTTTGGCGGTGGAAGAGAACGATGAGATTTTGAGAGGGCTTTGTGGGGAAGACGGAGTTGTTTACGCCATTTGTGAGCTTCAAGAGGAATGTGATACGAGGGGTAGTTTGATCTTGAAGAAGTACATGGAGTATAGGAGATTGCCGAAGTTGAGCTCCGAGATCAATGCCCAGAACATCAATGTGGGTGGCGTTGGTGTTGGGTCCGAGGGACCCGACCCGAGAGAGGTTGAGTTGTTCTTGGAGGAGATACTGTCTTTGATGCAATTGGGTGAGGATTACACTGAGTTCATGGTATCTAAGATCAAGGGCTTGACTAATGTCGACCCGGATTTAGGTCCACGAGCCACTAGGGCTTTTAGGAGTGGAAGTTTTAGCAAGGTGGTTCAGGACATTACTGGGTTTTATGTCATATTGGAAGGTTTCTTTATGGTGGAGAATGTGAGGAAGGCTATAAGGATTGATGAGCATGTGCCGGATAGTCTCACGACTTCAATGGTGGATGATGTTTTCTATGTTTTGCAGAGTTGCTTGCGGAGGGCGATATCCACTTTGAATATCAGCTCTGTGATTGCTGTGTTGAGTGGTGCGAGTAGCTTGTTAAGCAATGAGTATCACGAGGCCTTGCAACAGAGGATGAGAGAGCCAAATCTTGGCGCAAAGCTGTTCCTAGGTGGTGTTGGCGTGCAAAAGACCGGGACGGAGATTGCCACGGTTTTGAATAATATGGATGTCAGTAGCGAATACGTCCTCAAACTGAAGCACGAGATTGAGGAGCAATGCTTAGAG GTATTTCCTGCACCGGTTGATAGAGAAAAAGTCAAGTCTTGTCTGTCTGAGCTAGGGGATATGAGCAACACATTCAAGCAAGCTTTGAATGCTGGCTTGGAACAACTTGTGGCAACCGTGACACCCCGTATCCGTCCAGTGCTAGATAATGTGGCAACCATCAGCTACGAGCTGTCAGAGGCTGAATATGCAGATAATGAGGTCAATGACCCTTGGGTCCAAAGGCTTCTTCATGCTGTTGAGACGAATGCAGCATGGCTCCAGCCGCTAATGACCGCCAACAACTACGACTCATTCGTTCATTTTGTAATCGACTTCATTGTGAAGAGGCTTGAAGTGATTATGATGCAGAAGCGATTTAGTCAACTCGGAGGCCTTCAGCTCGACAGAGATGCTAGGGCATTGGTAAGCCACTTCTCTAGTATGACTCAAAGGACCGTCAGAGACAAATTTGCGCGTCTCACACAAATGGCGACGATCCTCAACTTGGAAAAGGTCTCGGAGATTCTTGATTTCTGGGGCGAGAACTCGGGACCTATGACGTGGAGACTGACCCCAGCCGAGGTCAGGCGAGTCCTCGACCTGAGAGTTGATTTTAAACCCGAAGCAATTTCCGCTCTTAAGTTGTAA